One genomic window of Arthrobacter caoxuetaonis includes the following:
- a CDS encoding ABC-F family ATP-binding cassette domain-containing protein gives MTATLVARELSGGHAHRVLFSHLSLTVGPGDVVGVVGANGAGKSTLLRILAGAAEPMAGTVERHPVDAFVGWLPQEHERVEGETVADYIARRTGAAAATAAMEAAADELGAETAGSGDRYAAALETWLASGAPDLDERMPAVLAELGLDVGPEARMTGLSGGQAARVSLAALLLSRFDIVLLDEPTNDLDLDGLAKLEEFVRGLRGGVVLVSHDREFLARCVTTVVELDLAQNQVAVYDGGYDAFLEERAVAKRHAREAYDEFAGRKADLVARARTTREWSSQGVRNAMRKSPDNDKIRRKASTESSEKQAQKVRQMESRIARLEEVEEPRKEWQLQFSIAPAPRSSSVVATLNEAVARKGDFTLGPVSLQVNAGERIGITGPNGAGKSTLLALLRGILEPEAGTASLGASVAVGEIDQLRGQLPAGERLADAFEACVPEMTAAEVRTLLAKFGLKADQSGSLVGALSPGERTRAALALLQARGVNLLILDEPTNHLDLPAIEQLEEALESYEGALLLVTHDRRMLENVRLDRLWNVEAGRVSES, from the coding sequence CACCGCGTCCTCTTTTCACATCTCTCCCTCACGGTGGGACCGGGCGACGTCGTCGGGGTGGTAGGTGCCAACGGCGCCGGAAAGTCCACGCTGCTTCGAATCCTGGCAGGCGCGGCCGAGCCGATGGCTGGCACCGTTGAACGGCATCCAGTGGATGCCTTCGTTGGCTGGCTTCCACAGGAACACGAGCGGGTCGAGGGTGAAACCGTGGCCGACTACATCGCCCGCCGCACCGGGGCAGCCGCTGCCACCGCTGCCATGGAGGCCGCAGCAGACGAACTTGGCGCAGAAACCGCGGGCAGCGGGGACCGGTACGCGGCGGCACTGGAGACCTGGCTCGCCTCCGGCGCCCCCGACCTGGACGAACGGATGCCTGCCGTGCTGGCCGAGCTGGGCCTGGATGTTGGTCCGGAGGCCCGAATGACGGGGCTTTCCGGCGGACAGGCAGCCAGGGTATCCCTGGCTGCCCTGCTGCTCAGCCGCTTCGATATCGTCCTGCTCGACGAGCCCACCAATGACCTGGACCTGGACGGACTGGCCAAGCTGGAGGAGTTCGTCCGCGGGCTGCGCGGCGGCGTCGTCCTGGTGTCGCATGACCGTGAGTTCCTGGCCCGCTGTGTGACCACTGTGGTGGAGCTGGACCTCGCCCAAAACCAGGTAGCAGTGTACGACGGCGGCTACGATGCCTTCCTGGAGGAACGTGCCGTGGCCAAGCGGCACGCGAGGGAAGCGTACGACGAGTTTGCCGGCCGCAAGGCAGACCTTGTGGCCAGGGCCCGGACGACGCGGGAATGGAGCTCCCAGGGTGTGCGGAATGCCATGCGGAAATCCCCGGACAATGACAAGATCCGGCGCAAAGCAAGTACTGAGTCCTCCGAGAAGCAGGCCCAGAAAGTTCGGCAGATGGAGTCGAGGATCGCTCGGCTGGAGGAGGTGGAGGAGCCGCGGAAGGAATGGCAGCTCCAGTTCAGCATTGCTCCGGCGCCGCGGTCCAGTTCTGTGGTGGCGACCCTGAACGAAGCTGTGGCCCGAAAGGGCGATTTCACGCTCGGGCCGGTGTCCCTGCAGGTCAACGCCGGGGAGAGGATCGGCATCACGGGCCCCAATGGAGCAGGAAAGTCGACCCTGCTGGCGTTGCTGCGCGGCATCCTGGAGCCTGAGGCAGGAACGGCGTCGCTCGGTGCATCCGTGGCGGTGGGGGAGATCGACCAGCTGCGCGGACAGCTTCCCGCCGGAGAGCGGCTCGCTGATGCTTTCGAAGCATGCGTTCCCGAGATGACTGCCGCGGAAGTGCGGACCCTCCTGGCGAAGTTCGGGCTGAAGGCAGATCAGTCGGGCAGCCTCGTGGGAGCGCTTTCCCCCGGGGAGCGGACCCGGGCCGCGCTGGCACTCCTCCAGGCCCGCGGGGTGAACCTGCTGATCCTCGATGAACCCACCAACCACCTCGACCTTCCCGCCATCGAGCAGCTGGAGGAAGCGCTGGAGAGTTACGAGGGCGCGCTGCTGCTGGTCACCCACGACCGCCGGATGCTGGAGAACGTGCGTCTGGACCGGCTCTGGAATGTTGAGGCCGGGCGCGTCAGCGAAAGCTAG